One Atribacterota bacterium genomic window, CAATTATAAAATAAACCTGATTATAGAATTCTATTAATTTAGAATTTTTTGAACCTTCAATGATAGTTTTATGAAGTTCTAAATCAGTATTATAAAAATTATGAGAAACATCTTTTCCTCTTAAATTCTTTAATTCTAAAACTTGCTTTAATATTATTTCAAACTTTTCTTGTTTAATATTTTCTATTGCTTTATCAATGGAATAACACTCACAAATTTTTCTTATCTCCATCACCTCAAGCAATTCTTTTTTTGAAAAATTAAAAATTTTATGTACTTTATTTGGTGCGCTAATCACTATTCCATCCATTGATAATTTATTTAACGCTTCACGCACTGGAGTATGGCTAACATCATAGTATTTTGCTATTTCATCAACACTAATTTTTGCACCTAATTTTAGATCATCTCTTAGAACTCTATCTTTTATATCTTCATATAATTGGTCA contains:
- a CDS encoding GntR family transcriptional regulator, translated to MIIKNMNLSDQLYEDIKDRVLRDDLKLGAKISVDEIAKYYDVSHTPVREALNKLSMDGIVISAPNKVHKIFNFSKKELLEVMEIRKICECYSIDKAIENIKQEKFEIILKQVLELKNLRGKDVSHNFYNTDLELHKTIIEGSKNSKLIEFYNQVYFIIETVIYRIDSQEKDINEFILEHINILSSIIKKDSNLTKKLLEKHLEHSTRYYIDNFM